From Skermanella sp. TT6, a single genomic window includes:
- a CDS encoding anthranilate synthase component II, with protein MLLLIDNYDSFTYNLVHFLGELGAEIMVKRNDALTVAQALDLRPDGIVLSPGPCDPDRAGICLDMIAAAAERRLPLLGVCLGHQAIGQAFGGHVVRAPAPMHGKISMMSHSGESVLAGLPSPFPATRYHSLIVERETLPDSLKATAESEDGLIMGLMHRELPIHGVQFHPESIASENGHALLANFVRMTGSPAERAA; from the coding sequence ATGCTGCTGCTGATCGACAACTATGACAGTTTCACCTACAACCTCGTCCATTTCCTCGGGGAACTGGGCGCCGAGATCATGGTGAAGCGCAATGACGCACTGACGGTGGCACAGGCGCTCGATCTGCGCCCCGACGGCATCGTGCTGTCTCCCGGTCCGTGCGACCCCGACAGGGCCGGCATCTGCCTGGACATGATCGCCGCCGCCGCCGAACGGCGCTTGCCGCTGCTGGGCGTCTGCCTGGGCCACCAGGCCATCGGGCAGGCGTTCGGCGGGCACGTGGTCCGGGCGCCGGCGCCGATGCACGGCAAGATCAGCATGATGAGCCATTCCGGCGAAAGCGTGCTGGCGGGATTGCCCTCCCCCTTTCCGGCGACCCGCTACCATTCCCTGATCGTCGAGCGCGAGACCCTGCCCGACTCGCTCAAGGCGACGGCGGAGAGCGAGGATGGCCTGATCATGGGCCTGATGCATCGCGAGCTGCCGATCCACGGCGTGCAGTTCCACCCGGAAAGCATCGCGTCCGAGAACGGGCACGCGCTGCTGGCCAACTTCGTCCGGATGACCGGCTCCCCGGCGGAGCGCGCGGCATGA
- the cueR gene encoding Cu(I)-responsive transcriptional regulator, whose translation MNIGTASKRSGVPAKTIRYYEGIGLISSAGRSANGYRVYTEEEVQTLRFVSHARSLGFSVRDVGSLLALWRDRSRASADVKALARGHIAEIDAKIAELRSIRESLLTLVDRCHGDDRPDCPILESLATPTSAEHCA comes from the coding sequence ATGAACATCGGAACGGCTTCGAAACGGTCGGGCGTACCGGCCAAGACGATCCGCTATTACGAGGGCATCGGCCTGATCTCGTCGGCAGGCCGAAGCGCCAACGGCTATCGCGTCTACACGGAGGAGGAGGTCCAGACCCTGCGCTTCGTGTCGCACGCCCGGTCGTTGGGGTTCTCCGTCCGGGACGTCGGCAGCCTGCTGGCCCTGTGGCGCGACCGCAGCCGGGCCAGCGCCGACGTGAAGGCGCTCGCGCGCGGCCACATCGCGGAGATCGACGCGAAGATCGCCGAGCTTCGCAGCATCCGCGAATCGCTGCTCACGCTGGTGGATCGCTGCCATGGCGACGACCGACCGGACTGTCCCATCCTCGAATCGCTGGCGACCCCCACGTCGGCGGAGCATTGCGCCTGA
- a CDS encoding divergent polysaccharide deacetylase family protein, which translates to MASSKSKPSKPRRARPRSLPRGLALRALGGRIRPVALAGAAIAATFGAGAIFGFVYRHEPERPPAQVATVRPAPVRPTAPRIETPPVEPPRLSAPAEAVPPEPPQPAPAAKPVPAPAILAAVLPPPLAPAVPPAQVTPGAPAWLKNALPFTAPHSGPMIAIVIDDMGLDRKRSARVVGLPGPLTLAWLPYANDLPRQTRAARAAGHELMVHIPMEPQGGDIDPGPGAMTVSAGSGELLRRLDQGLKAFDGYIGVNNHMGSRFTEDRPGMRTVLSELHRRGLMFLDSRTTTRSVASSVARELQVPTVGRDVFLDHDMSPAAVRASLAKVEAVARRQGYAVAIGHPHDATVDALAQWLPAVAARGFALVPVSTVLKHRQPNG; encoded by the coding sequence ATGGCATCTTCCAAGTCCAAACCGTCGAAACCGCGGCGCGCCCGGCCGAGATCCCTGCCCAGGGGACTCGCGCTGAGGGCGCTGGGCGGCCGCATCAGGCCGGTGGCCCTGGCCGGCGCGGCGATCGCCGCCACGTTCGGCGCCGGCGCGATATTCGGCTTCGTGTACCGCCACGAGCCGGAGCGCCCCCCGGCGCAGGTCGCGACCGTCCGCCCCGCGCCGGTGCGTCCGACCGCTCCCCGGATCGAGACGCCGCCGGTCGAGCCGCCCCGGCTCTCCGCGCCCGCCGAAGCCGTTCCGCCGGAGCCACCACAGCCGGCCCCGGCTGCCAAGCCGGTTCCGGCGCCGGCCATCCTGGCCGCCGTGCTGCCGCCGCCCCTGGCACCCGCCGTGCCGCCCGCCCAGGTGACTCCCGGTGCGCCCGCATGGCTCAAGAACGCCCTGCCGTTCACGGCGCCCCATTCGGGTCCGATGATCGCGATCGTGATCGACGACATGGGGCTCGACCGCAAAAGGAGCGCCCGCGTCGTAGGGCTGCCGGGGCCGCTGACCCTGGCCTGGCTGCCCTACGCCAACGATCTGCCCCGGCAAACCCGGGCGGCCCGCGCGGCCGGGCACGAGCTGATGGTCCATATCCCGATGGAGCCCCAGGGCGGCGACATCGATCCCGGGCCGGGCGCCATGACGGTGAGCGCCGGCAGCGGGGAACTGCTGCGGCGGCTCGACCAGGGTCTGAAGGCGTTCGACGGGTATATCGGCGTCAACAACCACATGGGCAGCCGGTTCACCGAGGACCGGCCGGGCATGCGCACCGTCCTGTCGGAGCTTCACCGGCGCGGGCTGATGTTCCTGGACAGCCGCACCACGACGCGCAGCGTCGCCTCCAGCGTCGCCCGCGAGCTGCAGGTGCCGACCGTCGGCCGGGACGTCTTCCTTGACCACGACATGAGCCCCGCGGCGGTGCGGGCGAGCCTCGCCAAGGTCGAGGCCGTGGCCAGGCGGCAGGGCTACGCGGTCGCCATCGGGCACCCGCACGACGCGACCGTCGACGCCCTGGCGCAATGGCTGCCGGCCGTCGCGGCGCGCGGCTTCGCGCTGGTGCCCGTCAGCACCGTCCTCAAGCACCGCCAGCCAAACGGCTGA
- a CDS encoding heavy-metal-associated domain-containing protein codes for MSTKYKVSGMTCGGCARSVTNAITAKDGQAKVEVDLAAGTVAVDGSLSADAVKDAVEGAGFDFDGVAAAA; via the coding sequence ATGAGCACGAAGTACAAGGTATCCGGCATGACCTGCGGCGGCTGCGCCCGTTCGGTCACCAATGCGATCACCGCCAAGGATGGGCAGGCGAAAGTCGAGGTCGACCTGGCGGCCGGCACCGTCGCGGTGGACGGCAGCCTGTCGGCGGACGCCGTCAAGGACGCGGTCGAAGGCGCCGGATTCGATTTCGACGGCGTGGCGGCGGCGGCCTGA
- the trpE gene encoding anthranilate synthase component I, with product MKALPARPGFVETYGAGRPQVVWTTLVSDLETPVSAMIKLADGQKNCFLLESVTGGEVRGRYSFIGLKPDLIWRCRRDKVEINRRARFDAQAFEPTDEPPLQALRGLLAESRIDLPAELPPMAAGLFGYLGYDMVRLIERLPDDNPDMLGIPDAILMRPTIIAVFDGIQNQITLVTPVWPAAGLDAEAAYDLALERLGDAISDLERNLPYRREATAVTRALPEPVSNTTREEYHAIVERAKEYIRAGDVFQVVPSHRFSVPFELPPFSLYRALRRLNPSPFLLYLDFEDLSIVGSSPEILVRLRDGKVTIRPIAGTRKRGATPEEDKALAADLLSDPKELSEHLMLLDLGRNDVGRVAEIGSVTVTERMVIEYYSHVMHIVSNVEGTIDPKYDALDALFAGFPAGTVSGAPKVRAMEIIDELEKARRGVYGGCVGYFGANGAMDTCIALRTAVLKDGVMHVQAGGGVVADSDPESEYQETVNKSRALIRAAEEAVRFASSR from the coding sequence ATGAAGGCCCTGCCCGCCCGTCCCGGCTTTGTCGAAACCTACGGGGCCGGCCGGCCCCAGGTCGTCTGGACCACCCTGGTCAGCGACCTCGAGACCCCGGTTTCGGCCATGATCAAGCTGGCCGACGGCCAGAAGAACTGCTTCCTTCTGGAATCGGTCACCGGCGGCGAGGTACGCGGCCGCTATTCGTTCATCGGGCTGAAGCCGGACCTGATCTGGCGGTGCCGACGCGACAAGGTGGAGATCAACCGGCGGGCCCGGTTCGACGCCCAGGCGTTCGAACCGACCGACGAGCCGCCGCTCCAGGCATTGCGCGGGTTGCTGGCCGAGAGCCGGATCGACCTGCCGGCCGAGTTGCCTCCCATGGCGGCCGGGCTGTTCGGCTATCTGGGCTACGACATGGTCCGGCTGATCGAGCGGCTGCCCGACGACAACCCGGACATGCTCGGCATCCCGGACGCGATCCTGATGCGGCCGACCATCATCGCGGTGTTCGACGGGATCCAGAACCAGATCACCCTGGTCACGCCGGTCTGGCCGGCTGCCGGCCTGGATGCCGAGGCCGCCTACGACCTCGCCCTGGAGCGTCTGGGCGACGCCATCTCGGACCTGGAGCGCAACCTGCCCTACCGGCGCGAGGCGACGGCGGTGACGCGGGCCTTGCCGGAGCCGGTGTCGAACACCACGCGCGAGGAATACCACGCGATCGTCGAGCGGGCGAAGGAGTACATCCGGGCCGGCGACGTGTTCCAGGTCGTGCCCTCGCACCGGTTCAGCGTCCCGTTCGAGCTGCCGCCCTTCAGCCTCTACCGGGCGCTACGGCGGCTGAACCCGTCGCCGTTCCTGCTGTACCTGGATTTCGAGGATCTCAGCATCGTCGGCTCCAGCCCCGAGATCCTGGTGCGGCTGCGCGACGGCAAGGTGACGATTCGCCCGATCGCCGGCACCCGCAAGCGCGGCGCCACGCCGGAGGAGGACAAGGCCCTGGCCGCCGACCTGCTGTCCGATCCCAAGGAGCTGTCGGAGCACCTGATGCTGCTCGACCTGGGCCGCAACGATGTCGGGCGCGTGGCCGAAATCGGTTCCGTCACGGTGACGGAACGGATGGTGATCGAGTATTACTCCCACGTCATGCACATCGTTTCGAACGTGGAAGGAACGATCGACCCGAAATACGACGCCCTGGACGCGCTGTTCGCCGGCTTCCCCGCCGGCACGGTATCCGGTGCGCCCAAGGTGCGGGCGATGGAGATCATCGACGAGCTGGAGAAGGCCCGCCGCGGGGTCTATGGCGGCTGCGTCGGCTATTTCGGCGCGAACGGCGCCATGGACACCTGCATCGCGCTTCGGACCGCCGTGCTGAAGGACGGCGTGATGCATGTCCAGGCCGGCGGCGGCGTGGTCGCCGACAGCGATCCGGAATCCGAGTACCAGGAAACGGTGAACAAGTCCCGCGCGCTGATCCGGGCGGCGGAAGAGGCCGTACGGTTCGCCTCGTCCCGGTGA